From Patescibacteria group bacterium, a single genomic window includes:
- a CDS encoding DUF3006 domain-containing protein yields the protein MSVIKTTIDRVENEIAVLRFSDGQELQLPLKLLPAHSREGSVISLSFGNEATLAIERQEQAKALLNEILKTDQNDSTG from the coding sequence ATGTCAGTAATAAAAACGACTATTGATCGAGTAGAGAATGAAATAGCGGTTTTGCGTTTTAGCGACGGGCAGGAATTGCAATTACCTCTTAAATTATTACCAGCGCACAGCCGGGAAGGTAGTGTTATTAGTTTAAGTTTTGGTAATGAAGCAACTTTAGCCATAGAACGCCAGGAGCAGGCTAAAGCTTTACTTAACGAAATTTTAAAGACTGATCAAAATGACTCAACCGGATAA